One part of the Thiothrix nivea DSM 5205 genome encodes these proteins:
- a CDS encoding K+/H+ antiporter subunit F produces MLSMVLPWAFGMVSLALLLSLYRLLVGPDVPDRILALDTLYLNTIALLVLFGLMQGSALYFEAALLIAVMGFVGTIALSKYLLRGDIME; encoded by the coding sequence ATGTTGAGCATGGTATTGCCGTGGGCTTTCGGGATGGTATCGCTAGCCTTGTTGCTGAGCTTGTACCGCTTGCTGGTGGGGCCGGATGTGCCTGACCGGATTTTGGCGCTGGATACGCTGTATCTGAATACGATTGCCTTGCTGGTTTTGTTTGGCTTGATGCAGGGCAGCGCGCTGTATTTCGAAGCAGCGTTGCTGATTGCCGTCATGGGTTTTGTGGGGACGATTGCGCTGAGCAAGTATTTGCTGCGCGGCGATATTATGGAGTAG
- a CDS encoding Na+/H+ antiporter subunit G translates to MLDTVLAILVLVGAFFTLLGSLGLAKMPDFFMRLHGPTKATTLGVGSVLVASALYFSFNTDGISLHEVLVTLFLFMTAPVSAHMMAKAALHLRVKQVERTRKA, encoded by the coding sequence ATGCTGGATACGGTTTTGGCAATATTGGTACTGGTCGGGGCGTTTTTTACGCTGTTGGGTTCATTGGGGCTGGCGAAAATGCCGGACTTTTTTATGCGCCTACACGGGCCGACCAAGGCGACTACGCTGGGGGTAGGGTCTGTATTGGTGGCTTCGGCCTTGTATTTTTCGTTTAATACCGATGGGATCAGTTTGCATGAAGTGCTGGTGACGTTGTTTTTGTTCATGACTGCGCCTGTAAGTGCGCACATGATGGCGAAGGCGGCACTGCATTTGCGGGTCAAGCAGGTGGAACGCACGCGCAAGGCATAA